A genomic stretch from Dyella sp. M7H15-1 includes:
- the ppa gene encoding inorganic diphosphatase → MGLDLVSAGRDVPNEINVVIEIPKDAEPVKYEVDKASGAIFVDRVLSTPMRYPCNYGYVPGTLGGDGDPLDALVILPLPLVPGSVIRCHPVGMLKMTDEAGSDEKLVVIPSKKIFPGYAHIEDIKGVSGHWLERIGHFFEHYKDLEKGKWVKIEGWAGAAEAKAEILAGVERHKQHKD, encoded by the coding sequence ATGGGCTTGGATCTGGTTAGCGCCGGCCGCGATGTGCCGAATGAAATCAACGTCGTCATCGAAATCCCGAAGGACGCCGAGCCGGTCAAGTATGAAGTTGACAAGGCCAGCGGAGCCATCTTCGTGGATCGTGTCCTGTCCACCCCCATGCGCTATCCCTGCAACTACGGCTACGTGCCAGGTACCCTCGGTGGCGATGGCGACCCGCTGGACGCGCTGGTGATCTTGCCGTTGCCGCTGGTACCGGGCTCGGTGATTCGCTGCCATCCGGTCGGCATGCTCAAGATGACCGACGAAGCCGGTTCGGATGAGAAGCTGGTGGTCATTCCGTCGAAGAAAATCTTCCCGGGCTACGCTCACATCGAAGACATCAAAGGCGTGTCGGGCCATTGGCTGGAGCGCATCGGCCACTTCTTCGAGCACTACAAGGATCTGGAAAAGGGCAAGTGGGTGAAGATTGAAGGCTGGGCCGGCGCCGCTGAGGCCAAGGCCGAGATTCTTGCCGGCGTGGAACGCCACAAACAGCACAAAGACTGA
- the thiC gene encoding phosphomethylpyrimidine synthase ThiC, with protein sequence MNALPSDLVRAAQELSEAVTRPIPGSRKIYVQGGRPDLKVPMREVDQAQTPTLFGGETNPSITVYDTSGPYTDPNYAVDLAGGLPALRATWIAERGDVEQLTGLSSAFGRQRAADAKLDEVRFSHIRVPLRAKVGANVTQMHYARRGIVTPEMEYIAIRENQRIEALQNSVLRKQHPGESFGASLPKLITPEFVRDEVARGRAIIPANINHPESEPMIIGRNFLTKINANIGNSAVSSGIAEEVEKLVWSIRWGGDTVMDLSTGKNIHETREWIIRNSPVPIGTVPIYQALEKVGGVAEELTWELFRDTLIEQAEQGVDYFTIHAGVLLRFVPHTAKRVTGIVSRGGSIMAKWCLAHHKENFLYTHFEEICDIMKVYDVSFSLGDGLRPGCVADANDAAQFGELDTLGELTQIAWKHDVQVMIEGPGHVPMQLIKENMERQLEKCHEAPFYTLGPLTTDIAPGYDHITSAIGAAMIGWFGTAMLCYVTPKEHLGLPNKQDVRDGIIAYKIAAHAADLAKGHPGAQVRDNALSKARFEFRWDDQFNLGLDPDKAREFHDETLPKDAHKSAHFCSMCGPKFCSMKITQDVRDYAAEHGVDEAAALDEGMAEKAAEFRAQGAEVYHKA encoded by the coding sequence ATGAATGCCTTGCCCTCCGATCTCGTGCGTGCCGCACAAGAACTCTCCGAAGCAGTGACGCGCCCGATTCCTGGTTCGCGCAAGATCTACGTGCAGGGCGGTCGTCCCGATCTGAAGGTGCCGATGCGCGAGGTCGATCAGGCGCAGACCCCCACCTTGTTTGGTGGCGAAACCAACCCGTCGATCACGGTTTACGACACATCCGGTCCATACACCGATCCGAATTACGCTGTCGATCTGGCCGGCGGTCTTCCGGCTCTGCGTGCGACATGGATTGCCGAGCGCGGTGATGTGGAACAGTTGACGGGCCTGAGTTCTGCTTTCGGTCGCCAGCGCGCCGCGGATGCCAAGCTCGACGAGGTGCGTTTCAGCCATATCCGCGTGCCCCTACGCGCCAAGGTCGGCGCCAACGTTACACAAATGCACTACGCACGTCGCGGTATCGTCACGCCGGAGATGGAGTACATCGCCATCCGCGAAAACCAGCGCATCGAAGCCTTGCAGAACAGCGTGCTGCGTAAGCAGCATCCGGGCGAATCCTTTGGCGCCTCGCTGCCGAAACTGATCACACCGGAATTCGTGCGCGACGAAGTAGCGCGCGGCCGCGCCATCATTCCGGCCAACATCAACCATCCGGAAAGCGAGCCGATGATCATCGGCCGCAACTTCCTTACCAAGATCAACGCGAATATCGGCAACAGTGCCGTATCCTCCGGTATCGCGGAAGAAGTGGAAAAGCTGGTGTGGTCGATCCGATGGGGCGGCGACACCGTGATGGATCTATCTACCGGCAAGAACATCCACGAAACACGCGAATGGATCATCCGCAACTCGCCGGTGCCGATCGGCACCGTGCCGATCTACCAGGCGCTGGAAAAAGTCGGTGGCGTGGCCGAAGAACTTACTTGGGAACTGTTCCGCGACACCTTGATCGAGCAGGCTGAGCAGGGCGTGGATTACTTCACCATCCATGCGGGCGTGCTGCTGCGTTTCGTACCGCACACGGCCAAGCGCGTCACCGGCATCGTTTCGCGCGGCGGTTCGATCATGGCCAAGTGGTGCTTGGCGCATCACAAGGAGAATTTCCTCTACACGCATTTCGAGGAAATCTGCGACATCATGAAGGTGTACGACGTGTCCTTCAGTCTGGGCGATGGTCTACGTCCCGGCTGCGTGGCGGATGCCAACGATGCCGCGCAATTCGGTGAGCTGGATACGTTGGGCGAACTGACTCAGATTGCCTGGAAGCACGACGTGCAGGTGATGATCGAAGGCCCCGGCCACGTGCCGATGCAGTTGATCAAGGAGAACATGGAGCGCCAGCTGGAGAAGTGTCACGAAGCACCATTCTACACGTTGGGGCCACTCACCACCGACATCGCGCCTGGTTACGACCACATCACCAGCGCCATTGGTGCGGCGATGATCGGCTGGTTCGGCACCGCCATGCTCTGCTACGTCACGCCGAAGGAACACCTTGGTCTGCCTAACAAACAGGATGTACGTGATGGCATCATCGCCTACAAGATTGCTGCGCATGCGGCCGATCTGGCCAAGGGGCATCCTGGCGCACAAGTGCGCGACAATGCACTCAGCAAGGCGCGCTTCGAATTCCGCTGGGATGATCAGTTCAATCTTGGCCTGGATCCGGACAAGGCGCGTGAATTCCACGATGAAACCTTGCCGAAGGATGCGCACAAGTCCGCGCACTTCTGTTCGATGTGTGGTCCGAAGTTCTGCTCGATGAAGATCACCCAGGATGTACGCGATTATGCGGCTGAGCATGGCGTGGATGAAGCTGCTGCGCTCGATGAAGGTATGGCCGAAAAGGCGGCGGAATTCCGCGCACAGGGCGCTGAGGTTTATCACAAAGCGTAA
- a CDS encoding TetR/AcrR family transcriptional regulator, with the protein MNSILLTKPHGPGRPKDMEKRAAILDAAKALFIRNAFAGTSMDAIAAEAGVSKLTVYSHFGDKDNLFREVIRARVQDLLPEETYGFDPSVDIGDTLHRIAQVHARFDCDPETVGTFRAILSDCRQGNPRYGKLMWEEGPMRSRALLERLMQQAVDAHKLDIEDVSRAVVQFISLIKGDMMMRRMFGCAECVQTYVREIEENARAGVVMFLRAYAPR; encoded by the coding sequence ATGAACTCGATCCTGCTGACTAAACCGCACGGGCCTGGCCGTCCGAAGGACATGGAAAAGCGTGCGGCGATTCTCGACGCCGCCAAGGCTCTGTTCATACGCAACGCCTTCGCCGGCACCAGCATGGATGCCATTGCCGCCGAAGCCGGTGTATCCAAGCTGACCGTCTATAGTCACTTTGGTGATAAAGACAACTTGTTCCGCGAAGTGATTCGCGCACGTGTCCAGGACTTGCTCCCCGAAGAGACCTACGGCTTTGATCCGAGCGTTGATATCGGCGACACGCTTCACCGCATTGCCCAAGTGCATGCCCGGTTCGATTGCGATCCGGAAACCGTGGGCACCTTCCGCGCCATTCTCAGCGACTGCCGCCAGGGCAATCCGCGCTACGGCAAGTTGATGTGGGAAGAAGGCCCCATGCGCAGCCGCGCACTGCTAGAGCGTCTTATGCAGCAGGCGGTTGATGCCCATAAGCTGGATATCGAAGACGTATCGCGTGCTGTTGTCCAGTTCATCTCGCTGATTAAGGGCGACATGATGATGCGCCGCATGTTCGGCTGCGCTGAATGCGTGCAGACCTATGTCCGCGAAATCGAGGAAAACGCCCGCGCCGGCGTGGTCATGTTCTTGCGCGCCTACGCGCCGCGCTGA
- a CDS encoding protein-L-isoaspartate O-methyltransferase: MAMNFDQARQNMVENQVRPWEVLDGRVLDVLGRVRREDFVAPAHRQLAFADLCLPIGHGEVMMKPVLEGRLLQALALKPKEHVLEIGTGSGFFTACLASLAARVTSVDIHAAFTATAGQRLHAASIRNVLLTTGEAINAWQPQGTFDAMVVTGAVYRIPDRFLGWLKPGGRLLAIRGESPVQQVVLLTNEGNGRYQEESMLETDLPYLANAEPPRRFVF, from the coding sequence ATGGCGATGAACTTCGATCAGGCGCGTCAAAACATGGTTGAAAACCAGGTCCGCCCCTGGGAGGTGCTGGATGGCCGCGTGCTCGACGTACTGGGTCGCGTTCGCCGCGAAGACTTCGTCGCACCCGCACATCGCCAGCTCGCGTTCGCCGACTTGTGCCTACCCATCGGGCATGGCGAAGTGATGATGAAACCCGTTCTCGAAGGACGTCTGTTGCAGGCGCTGGCGTTGAAGCCGAAAGAGCACGTGCTGGAAATCGGCACCGGCTCTGGCTTCTTCACCGCCTGCCTGGCCAGCCTGGCCGCACGCGTCACCAGCGTGGACATCCACGCCGCTTTCACCGCCACGGCCGGCCAGCGCCTGCATGCCGCCAGCATCCGTAATGTGCTGCTCACCACCGGCGAAGCCATTAACGCCTGGCAACCGCAAGGTACGTTCGATGCAATGGTGGTAACCGGCGCCGTCTATCGTATTCCCGATCGTTTCCTGGGCTGGCTCAAACCGGGTGGCCGTCTGCTCGCCATCCGCGGCGAGTCGCCGGTGCAGCAGGTTGTGCTGCTGACGAACGAAGGTAATGGCCGTTATCAGGAGGAAAGCATGCTGGAGACGGATCTGCCGTATCTGGCCAATGCCGAACCTCCCCGCCGTTTCGTTTTTTGA
- a CDS encoding TolC family outer membrane protein, which translates to MRLKLLTLALSLAAVSLPSHGEDLLDAYRQARANDPVLAQADATRLAVHEGIPQARALLLPQLNGTYSLQQQSSAGSLSGLTTQNPGHLRTRSVGVELDQTILNLADIANLQAAHSTADAQQQTYEAATQDLFVRVITTYFTILNDEEQLKYAKANEEAYRVTYDQAEQQYKVGIAAITNVYQAKSYYEAAKATTISTQNTLDNDRQALTVITGQPVGELKKLRPELPMDTPVPADPQQWVDSALKNNPTVLSAQYSVDAAEHSVNAARAGHLPTITASLSRAKSTSWLENGSYNAIGNGRYGNTIGVTLSVPIFAGGATQSKVRQSIYQRDEAQDSLELTRRQTQQNTINYYNSVIAGISEVKSGKAAVESAQEALDATKAGFQVGTQIMLDVLTAIQQLTQNESTYSASRHQLVLNRLLLRQSAGTIDYKDMEYVNSLLQ; encoded by the coding sequence ATGCGCTTGAAGCTTCTGACCCTTGCCCTGTCCTTGGCTGCAGTATCCCTGCCCAGCCATGGCGAGGATTTGCTGGATGCATACCGTCAGGCGCGTGCGAACGACCCTGTGCTAGCGCAGGCCGACGCTACCCGCCTTGCCGTGCACGAAGGTATTCCGCAGGCACGTGCCCTGCTGCTACCACAACTTAATGGCACTTACAGCCTGCAGCAGCAGAGCAGCGCCGGCTCGCTCAGTGGGCTCACTACCCAGAACCCGGGACATCTGCGCACCCGCTCCGTTGGCGTGGAGCTGGATCAAACCATCCTCAATCTGGCGGACATTGCCAATTTGCAAGCCGCGCACTCGACCGCCGATGCGCAACAGCAGACTTACGAAGCCGCCACACAGGATCTGTTTGTCCGCGTCATCACCACCTACTTCACCATTCTCAATGATGAAGAGCAGCTCAAATACGCCAAAGCCAACGAGGAAGCCTATCGGGTTACTTACGATCAGGCCGAGCAACAGTACAAGGTAGGTATTGCCGCGATCACCAACGTGTACCAAGCCAAGTCGTACTACGAGGCGGCAAAAGCGACCACCATCAGCACGCAGAACACGCTGGACAACGATCGCCAGGCACTCACCGTGATCACCGGTCAGCCAGTCGGCGAGTTGAAGAAACTGCGCCCCGAGCTACCGATGGATACACCCGTGCCAGCCGATCCGCAGCAATGGGTGGACAGCGCACTGAAGAACAACCCAACCGTGTTGTCGGCGCAGTACTCCGTCGATGCCGCCGAACATAGCGTCAATGCGGCACGCGCAGGCCACCTGCCGACCATCACGGCCAGCTTGAGCCGCGCCAAGAGCACCTCCTGGCTGGAAAATGGCAGCTACAACGCCATCGGTAACGGCCGCTATGGCAATACCATCGGCGTGACGCTGTCGGTGCCGATTTTCGCTGGCGGGGCCACGCAGTCGAAGGTCCGTCAGTCGATCTATCAACGCGACGAAGCACAGGACTCGCTAGAGCTGACCCGCCGTCAAACCCAGCAGAACACAATCAATTACTACAACTCGGTGATTGCCGGCATCAGCGAGGTGAAGTCGGGCAAGGCCGCGGTGGAGTCCGCGCAAGAAGCACTGGATGCCACCAAAGCCGGCTTCCAAGTGGGTACGCAGATCATGCTGGACGTGCTGACCGCGATTCAGCAGTTGACCCAGAACGAAAGCACCTACTCGGCTTCGCGTCATCAACTGGTATTGAACCGCCTGCTGCTGCGGCAGTCAGCCGGCACGATCGATTACAAGGACATGGAATACGTCAACTCGCTGTTGCAGTAA
- a CDS encoding ATP-binding protein, with amino-acid sequence MTDTASQTALFEDDYLLRELGQVAHVPQVALTELVANAWDAGATKVDLILPAVAGGMLTVTDDGHGMTPAQFKKRWMTLRYDREKHQGSNVEFPSGRTARPRRAYGRNGVGRHGLLCFADEYKVQTWRGGALATFVVGTESGPSPFVLRSETFGQRTGSGTRLSVQVTRKLPDADEILTVLAARFVHDPEFEIRVNNTQRSFSEIAGRVSEEALDLGNGRSATVIVIDSTRLNHSSVHQGVAFWVQQRLVGTPSWSIGQVASFDGRTRFARRYKVIVDTQGYETDVEQDWTAFRSTDAVRELYRSTAEHIDNVAQTLATEVVEATSEDALTQNRTELATLGQGARLEVAEFTKLVAQEHPTVSPDFLATAVKAVIHLEKTKSGTALLQKLSELPADDVNGLDKLLSEWTVKDALRVLDEIDSRISVIETIRRLADDPNTDELHTLHPLILRSRWLFGPEFESQEYCSNVTLKTVANELFKNAEAHFINDRNRPDIVVLPDKTTWQMTGVESFEPSDSTLTQMQHVLVIELKKGGFELTRKEMNQADGYVQDIASSGAMSGTPFISAWVVGQKVAAGVAREKEISNENRRYGRVRAVTFGSLVDTANARLLKLRTTLADRYGDVSTDSLLARVFSTQEQTGWTFQTNVTDASRK; translated from the coding sequence ATGACTGATACCGCATCCCAGACCGCACTGTTCGAGGACGACTACCTGCTGCGCGAACTTGGGCAGGTCGCGCACGTGCCGCAGGTAGCGCTGACGGAACTGGTGGCGAACGCATGGGACGCCGGCGCTACAAAGGTGGATTTGATTCTTCCTGCCGTCGCTGGCGGCATGCTGACCGTCACCGACGATGGCCATGGCATGACCCCTGCGCAGTTTAAAAAACGATGGATGACGCTGCGCTACGACCGTGAAAAACATCAGGGATCGAACGTCGAGTTTCCGTCCGGTCGAACCGCTCGCCCACGCCGGGCCTACGGCCGCAACGGCGTTGGGAGGCACGGACTACTTTGCTTTGCCGACGAATACAAGGTGCAAACGTGGCGGGGCGGCGCACTGGCAACCTTCGTCGTCGGCACCGAATCCGGCCCCAGTCCCTTCGTGCTGCGCAGTGAAACCTTTGGTCAGCGGACTGGCAGCGGCACGCGGCTTTCAGTGCAGGTGACGAGAAAACTGCCGGACGCCGATGAAATCTTGACTGTACTGGCCGCGCGATTCGTCCACGACCCGGAGTTTGAAATCCGAGTCAACAACACGCAGCGTTCGTTTTCCGAAATCGCAGGCCGCGTCAGCGAAGAAGCACTTGACCTCGGGAACGGTCGCAGCGCCACGGTCATCGTGATCGACTCAACCCGACTGAACCATTCTTCGGTACATCAGGGCGTGGCTTTCTGGGTGCAACAAAGGCTTGTCGGCACGCCATCGTGGTCTATCGGGCAGGTTGCGTCTTTCGATGGACGCACCCGTTTCGCGCGTCGCTACAAGGTTATAGTCGATACGCAGGGCTACGAAACCGATGTGGAGCAGGACTGGACGGCATTCCGCTCGACCGATGCCGTCCGCGAGCTATACCGCTCCACTGCCGAACATATCGACAACGTGGCCCAAACGCTTGCTACAGAAGTCGTCGAGGCGACATCCGAGGATGCTCTGACACAAAACCGGACGGAACTGGCAACCTTAGGACAAGGTGCACGACTGGAAGTCGCAGAATTCACCAAGCTCGTAGCACAGGAACATCCGACCGTTTCACCGGACTTCCTCGCCACCGCCGTCAAGGCCGTCATTCATCTTGAGAAAACCAAGAGCGGTACGGCGCTGCTTCAAAAACTCTCGGAATTACCTGCCGACGACGTCAATGGCCTGGACAAGCTACTCTCCGAATGGACGGTCAAAGATGCTTTGCGCGTTCTTGATGAAATCGACAGCCGCATCAGCGTCATCGAGACTATCCGGCGCTTGGCGGATGATCCGAATACTGATGAACTGCACACGCTGCATCCGTTGATACTGCGGTCACGGTGGCTGTTCGGGCCTGAGTTCGAGTCACAAGAGTATTGCTCGAATGTCACACTGAAAACCGTAGCCAATGAGCTATTCAAGAATGCGGAAGCGCACTTCATCAATGACCGCAATCGCCCCGATATCGTCGTCTTGCCGGACAAGACGACGTGGCAGATGACGGGAGTCGAATCCTTCGAGCCTTCGGACAGCACGCTCACGCAGATGCAACACGTGCTGGTGATCGAGTTGAAAAAGGGTGGATTTGAGCTGACTCGCAAGGAAATGAATCAGGCGGATGGCTACGTGCAGGATATCGCTTCATCTGGAGCCATGTCTGGCACCCCTTTCATCTCTGCATGGGTTGTGGGGCAGAAGGTCGCAGCGGGTGTTGCCCGTGAGAAAGAGATTAGCAACGAAAATCGAAGATATGGCCGTGTCCGTGCCGTGACATTCGGATCGCTGGTGGATACCGCCAATGCCCGGTTGCTCAAGTTGCGTACTACGCTGGCTGACCGCTACGGCGATGTATCCACGGACAGTCTGCTCGCGCGAGTTTTCTCGACGCAGGAACAAACAGGCTGGACGTTTCAAACGAATGTCACCGATGCCAGCCGCAAGTAA
- a CDS encoding DUF4433 domain-containing protein, giving the protein MVNLYPNLNSKKALIWRIVHRDNLPWILDNGLHCGNGGVQAPNWVSIGNPELIDKRANHPVPLPPGGFLNDYVPFYFTPFSPMLRNIHTGWGGIQKRLNEEILILVSSLHHVAAKGWPFLFTDSHAYYQCANFYSNLNDLDKIDWPLIQARDFRRDPDDPAKFERYQAEALVHRHLPITGLLEHVVIRF; this is encoded by the coding sequence ATGGTTAACCTCTACCCGAACCTCAATTCTAAAAAGGCGCTGATCTGGCGCATCGTGCACCGCGACAATCTGCCGTGGATTTTGGATAACGGCCTTCACTGCGGCAATGGCGGTGTGCAGGCTCCGAATTGGGTGAGCATCGGAAACCCGGAACTGATCGACAAACGCGCAAACCACCCCGTGCCCCTGCCACCCGGCGGCTTTCTAAACGACTACGTACCGTTCTACTTCACTCCCTTTTCGCCGATGCTGCGCAACATCCATACCGGTTGGGGAGGTATTCAAAAGAGGCTCAACGAGGAGATATTGATCCTCGTTTCTAGCCTGCATCACGTTGCAGCAAAAGGATGGCCGTTCCTGTTCACCGACAGTCACGCCTACTATCAGTGCGCGAACTTCTATTCCAATCTGAACGATCTTGACAAGATCGACTGGCCACTGATTCAGGCGAGGGATTTCCGGCGCGATCCGGACGACCCTGCCAAATTCGAGCGGTATCAGGCCGAAGCGCTGGTTCATCGACACTTGCCGATCACTGGCTTGCTAGAGCATGTCGTCATAAGATTCTGA
- a CDS encoding IS5 family transposase (programmed frameshift), with translation MESSVTAAYRRHDISDEKWGLLEPHLPGQAGRWGRVAKDNRQFINAVFWILRTGAPWRDLPPEYGDWKNTHRRFCRWRDNGTWEGLLERVMDEPDFEWLMIDASHCKVHPHAAGARGGNQGIGPHKRGRNTKIHLAVDAHGMPVRILVTEGTRADCSQAAELIKDIPAEHLMADKGYDSDAIVEQAHEQGMQAHIPPRKNRKEPRDYDTYLYRHRHLVENAFLYLKQWRGVATRYAKNLSSFLAAVQIRCLVMWLRIL, from the exons ATGGAATCCTCTGTGACTGCAGCCTATCGACGCCATGACATTTCCGATGAAAAATGGGGTTTGCTTGAACCCCATTTGCCGGGTCAAGCGGGCCGATGGGGGCGTGTAGCCAAAGATAATCGGCAATTCATCAACGCAGTGTTCTGGATACTTCGCACCGGAGCGCCGTGGCGAGATTTACCACCCGAGTACGGCGATTGGAAGAATACCCATCGGCGCTTTTGTCGCTGGCGCGATAACGGCACATGGGAAGGTCTGTTGGAACGTGTGATGGATGAGCCGGACTTTGAGTGGCTGATGATCGATGCCAGTCACTGCAAGGTTCATCCTCATGCAGCGGGAGCTCGTGGCGGCAATCAGGGCATAGGTC CTCACAAAAGGGGGCGCAACACCAAGATACATTTGGCCGTGGATGCGCATGGTATGCCAGTCCGAATTCTTGTTACAGAGGGTACCCGGGCAGATTGTTCGCAGGCTGCGGAACTGATCAAAGACATTCCTGCTGAGCATCTCATGGCCGACAAAGGTTATGACAGTGATGCCATTGTTGAGCAGGCTCATGAGCAAGGCATGCAGGCGCATATTCCGCCACGTAAAAACCGAAAAGAGCCGCGCGACTACGACACGTACCTGTATCGTCATCGCCACCTGGTTGAGAATGCGTTTTTGTACCTGAAACAGTGGCGTGGTGTGGCGACACGCTACGCGAAGAATCTGTCCTCTTTCCTTGCCGCTGTGCAAATTCGCTGCCTCGTCATGTGGCTCAGAATCTTATGA
- a CDS encoding macro domain-containing protein encodes MITFTQGNLLEARAEALVNTVNTVGVMGKGIALMFKERFTENFRSYATACKAKEVRTGKMFVTEVNELNGPRWIINFPTKQHWRGDSKIEWIAEGLQDLRRFLIENEVKSIAIPPLGAGNGGLDWAEVRPQIEEALAGLDTEIIVFEPTQKYQNVAKGKGVEKLTPARALIAELVRRYWVLGMECSLLEIQKLAWFLERSIERAGLTPLDLRFVSHKYGPYADRLRHLLEGLDGSYLHCDKRIGDADPLDVIWFDDGRKTFVQTYLKSEAKEYAPALETTAALIDGFESPFGMELLATVDWLLTREGVQPTLPAVREGLRHWHGDPDAAARKDRLFDDRALGIALKRLAPNATLSP; translated from the coding sequence ATGATCACGTTCACGCAAGGTAACCTGCTAGAGGCCCGCGCCGAAGCGCTGGTCAATACTGTCAACACCGTTGGGGTGATGGGCAAGGGCATCGCGCTGATGTTCAAGGAGCGTTTTACCGAAAACTTCCGCAGCTACGCCACGGCCTGCAAAGCCAAGGAAGTGCGCACAGGCAAAATGTTCGTCACCGAAGTCAACGAACTGAATGGCCCGCGCTGGATTATCAACTTCCCCACCAAGCAGCACTGGCGGGGTGATTCGAAGATCGAATGGATCGCCGAAGGACTGCAAGACCTACGCCGCTTCCTGATCGAGAATGAGGTCAAGTCCATCGCCATCCCTCCGCTGGGTGCAGGCAATGGCGGGCTAGACTGGGCCGAGGTGCGCCCACAAATCGAGGAGGCTCTGGCTGGCCTCGATACCGAAATCATCGTGTTCGAGCCAACCCAGAAGTACCAGAACGTGGCCAAGGGCAAAGGCGTCGAGAAATTGACCCCGGCCCGCGCTCTGATCGCCGAGTTGGTGCGCCGCTACTGGGTATTGGGCATGGAATGCAGCCTGCTTGAAATCCAGAAGCTGGCGTGGTTTCTGGAACGTAGCATCGAGCGCGCAGGCCTGACACCCCTGGATCTGCGCTTTGTGTCACACAAGTACGGTCCCTACGCCGACCGTCTGCGCCACCTGCTGGAAGGGCTGGATGGCAGCTACCTACATTGCGACAAGCGGATCGGCGACGCTGACCCCCTAGACGTGATCTGGTTCGACGACGGGCGCAAAACCTTCGTCCAGACCTACCTTAAGAGCGAGGCCAAGGAATACGCCCCCGCACTGGAAACCACAGCGGCCTTGATCGACGGTTTCGAATCGCCCTTTGGTATGGAACTGCTGGCGACGGTGGACTGGTTGCTGACGAGGGAAGGTGTCCAGCCGACGCTGCCCGCCGTGCGTGAGGGCCTGCGCCACTGGCACGGTGACCCTGATGCGGCTGCGCGCAAAGACAGGCTGTTCGACGACCGAGCCTTAGGCATCGCGTTGAAACGGCTCGCACCAAATGCAACCCTGTCGCCCTGA
- the waaA gene encoding lipid IV(A) 3-deoxy-D-manno-octulosonic acid transferase — protein sequence MRYLYTILMYLATPIIVMRLLTRGMRYGNYHQRWPERFGIFKAPDLHGSIWVHAVSVGEVNAAEPLIKALREGYPNAPLVVTTVTPTGSARVQQLFGDGVFHVYLPYDLPFSVHRFLRQVRPRLALIVETEIWPNLYFGCYRRDIPLMIVNARLSGRSLRGYAPMRALLRSALRCVRQISAQSRTDAARYRLLGADPALVTVSGNLKFDMPVPEAALEGGEIFRQQWGHLRPVWIAASTHEGEELAVLEAHLGILKRIPDALLLIAPRHPERFRLVENSVRGLGFATATRSADRVPGSAHQVFLIDTMGELMPFFAASDLAFVGGSLVPIGGHNVLEPAALSRPVLVGPHTFNFEEITLTLIRGDGAKRVLQSEALGAEVLELLLDETRCKHMGRQARVVFDSERGAVGRVMQLIDHMLQE from the coding sequence TTGCGCTACCTTTATACGATACTCATGTACCTCGCCACGCCGATCATCGTGATGCGGCTGTTGACGCGTGGCATGCGCTACGGCAATTATCACCAGCGCTGGCCGGAACGCTTCGGCATTTTCAAGGCGCCAGATCTGCATGGCAGCATCTGGGTGCACGCCGTATCAGTCGGTGAGGTCAATGCGGCGGAGCCGCTGATTAAAGCATTGCGGGAGGGTTACCCCAATGCACCGCTGGTGGTGACCACCGTGACACCGACCGGGTCGGCGCGCGTGCAGCAGTTGTTTGGCGATGGTGTGTTTCATGTGTACCTGCCTTACGACCTGCCGTTTTCCGTGCATCGGTTCCTGCGGCAGGTACGACCGCGCCTGGCGCTAATCGTGGAAACCGAGATCTGGCCGAACCTGTATTTCGGCTGCTATCGGCGGGATATTCCCTTGATGATCGTCAACGCGCGCCTGTCTGGGCGTTCACTGCGAGGCTATGCACCGATGCGTGCGTTGTTGCGTTCGGCTTTGCGCTGCGTGCGCCAGATTTCCGCGCAGTCACGCACCGATGCGGCGCGTTATCGACTGCTGGGGGCTGATCCTGCGCTGGTCACGGTCAGCGGCAATCTGAAATTCGACATGCCGGTGCCAGAGGCCGCCTTGGAAGGTGGCGAGATTTTCCGTCAGCAGTGGGGACATTTGCGTCCGGTGTGGATTGCGGCCAGCACGCACGAAGGCGAAGAATTGGCCGTGCTGGAAGCGCATCTGGGCATACTCAAGCGCATACCGGATGCCTTGCTGCTGATCGCGCCACGCCATCCGGAACGCTTTCGCCTGGTCGAGAATTCGGTGCGCGGGCTTGGTTTTGCCACGGCAACGCGTAGTGCCGATCGTGTGCCGGGATCCGCGCATCAGGTTTTCCTGATCGACACCATGGGCGAACTGATGCCGTTCTTCGCGGCGTCGGATCTCGCTTTTGTCGGTGGCAGTCTGGTGCCGATTGGCGGTCATAACGTACTGGAGCCTGCGGCATTATCCAGACCAGTGCTGGTAGGGCCACATACCTTTAACTTCGAGGAAATTACGCTGACCCTGATCCGCGGTGATGGCGCCAAGCGCGTGCTGCAAAGCGAAGCGCTGGGTGCGGAAGTGTTGGAGCTGCTGCTGGACGAAACGCGCTGCAAACATATGGGACGGCAGGCGCGTGTGGTATTCGACAGTGAACGCGGTGCGGTAGGCCGGGTGATGCAGCTGATTGATCACATGCTGCAGGAATGA